TGCCGCCGCCAGTCAGGATATTCGCGCCCAAGTCAACCATATCCTTACCCAACAGGACGATCCCCTGCAATATGGATCGTTTATTGCCGCCGCGTGGCTGCAGGAAATACAATCCAACCAACCCTGGCAGCGCGATGTTCTGGCACAAGCCGCTGCGCATCTACGCAATGAAAGCCTGCCGCTTCCCTTGCGCGGGCGCATTCTCGCGGCACTCGCCATTACCCGCGATCCTAATATTGCCTCACTTTTCAGGCATTTGCTCAAAGCGCCACACACCACAACCCGTCAGTTGGCTGCATTGGGCAGCGGTTATCAACGCGATCTACAAGCTGTTGATCTACTCATTCCATTGGTTAACGATCTATCCAGCGTCAGCCGGGCAGCCTGCCTTGCCTTGGCGCTAATTGGCACACCCCCTGCTCTCGAAGCGCTCGCCAGCGCCCTGCTGCAAGGCAACGAAGATACCCGCCGCGCCGCCGCCGAGGCCTTTGCGAATCATCCCGAAGAAGGTCACCCCACCCTGAGAGAAGCGGTGCAAGTAGACGATATTCTTGTACGCCGGGCAGCCATTTACGGGCTACAGCGCGTGCACCAACCCTGGGCAATGGATATTCTGGAAAAGATGCAAATCGAGGACGCTCAATGGGTTGTCAAAAATGCAGCTACGCAGGCCTATGAGGAATTACGCCAGGGCAACCCGCGTGTTCCACAGCCGCTGCAACCGCCCGAATCGCTGCCCTGGTTGATTTCCTTCGCAGCCGAACAAGGCTCTGGGATCAGCGCGGGCGAACCGGCCCTGCAAATGTTGCTCAAAGCGGTCTCTACAGGCAATCCCGACGAACAGCTTGCCGCGTTGCAATATCTACAACAACTGGGCTATGAAAAAATCTTCCCGATGATTTACCACGCGTATCTGAGCGAAAACGATCCCGATCTCCAGCAAGCAGCCTACGATATGCTCTGGCATCTCGCCGCGGCTGGCGTAGAATTGCCCCCCTTGATGAAATATGGCCTGGGATAGACAAAATAAAAAGGCGTGACAACAAAAACTGTCACGCCTTTTTATCTGAATAATTACTTGCCTACAAACTGGCCGCTATTTTCTTTTGCACGCTCGTAGCATCTATATCCACGATGGAAATTAATTTATCACGCCCGCTTTGGCCGGCAATGATTTCAATCTGATCAATCGAGACATCTAATACCGATGATAATAATTCGGCCAACAAGCTATTAATATCTTCATCCTGTTGTGGGGCTGCTTGCAGGCGCACGCGAATCGTGCCATCTTTCATAATTTCAGCAATCTCATTTTTGTTAGCACGCGGCACAATTCGAATCCCCAGTGCGGCGCCCTTCTTTCCGTTGTGCAGATGAAATTTTCTATTGGGCATACCCACTCCCTTTAATCAAATATCCGCAGGCTATCACTGCCAATATTTCGCTAACGTCTTTAGAATGTTAACAACAAACGCACAATAATGTTACCAGCGATTTGTAACAAAATCAGTAGTATCACGGGACTAAAGTCAATCATTCCCACATGCGGGACCACCCGCCGGATGGGCGCCAGCATCGGCTCCACAATACGGTCAAGCTGCTGACGCACAGGATGAAAGGGGGACATGAAATACGAAAGGATTACATGCACCAAAACCAACAGGCCTAACAACCGAAAAATTAAATCTACTGCTTGAGCAATATAAACCACAAAAAACTCCTCACACCGAATTCAGGGATTTCTCACCTTCGGCCCGAAATGATGATTGAATAAAATAAACTTGAATCAATTCAGAGGATTATAACAAACCTCAATCGCGCGCGCCGACGATCGCAGTGCCAACCCGAATCATAGTCGCGCCTTCCTGAACAGCAGTTTCAAAATCATGGCTCATACCCATTGAAAGTTCATGCCAATTGAGCCGAGGATATTGCCCCGCCAGAAAATCGCGCAACCGGCGCAGGCGTTGGAAGTAGGGCCGCGCGGCATCCGGGTCGGGATCGTAGGGCGGCATGGTCATCAGTCCATATAATTCAAGGTGCTCCAGTTCCAGCACAGGATGCAGTTCATCGACAAAAGCAGGCCAACAACTTTCATCCCAGACCGGCCAGCCGTGTTTGGAAGCCTCCCCACTGACATTGCATTCTAGCAACACTGGCAGTCTTCGCCCGCTCTCCGCTGCGAAACGGTCGCAGCGTTGCGCCAACTTGAGGCTATCGAGGGTGTGCATCCAGGAGAAACTTTGAGAAATATCGCGCGCCTTGCGGCTTTGCACATGACCAATCATGTGCCAGCGCGCATCCAACGCCGAAAGTTCAACCATTTTTGACAGGGCTTCCTGAACATAATTCTCGCCAAAATCGCGTGCGCCCGCTGCGTAGGCGGCACGAATCACAGCGGCCGAATGGCCTTTGGTAACCGTGAGCAAGCGAATTTCAGCCGGATCACGCCCGGCCCGGGCCGCGGCGACTGTCATTCGTTCGAGCACGGTTTGATAATTTTGGCGAATTTTGTCAGCAGTAAGTTCAGGCATAGGGTAGTTTTTAACGCAAAGGATTATAAAAATAAATTGTCAGTCTCTTTGCGCTCTTGCGTCTTCGCAGCATTGCGTTTTGTCTTTCGTCAGACATTCAGACCAATCAGAGCGCCAAAGCGGCCCGTGATGCCTTTTTCGGCGCGATGTGAATACCAGTTGTCAGTATCACAGGCGGTACACAGGCCAGAAATCTGAATTTGTGTAACGCCGCTTTGTTCGAGCAGCAGGCGATTGGCCTGCCACTGGTCAAATTGTACCGCGCCTGCATCCCGCGGTAAAAGTGACTCAGCGTCCGCACCAAAGGCTTGCTCGACACGCGCCACAACTTCGGAGCCGACTTCGTAATGATGCGCGCCGATGGAGGGGCCAATTCCGGCACGAATATCTGCAGGGGCGCTGCCATAACGCTCGATCATTTTTTCTACGGCGGCGCGCACCGCCCCCGAGACTGTACCCTGCCAACCGGCATGTACCAGCCCCACCACCCCGCGCGCCGGATCATGCAGCAAAATTGGCACGCAATCGGCAAAGCGCATGAACAGCGTCACAGCGGGATTATCCGTCAAAATGGCATCTGCCTTGATGGGGGGCTCGCGCCGCGGGGCATCGGCGCAAATAACATGGGTGCCGTGTACCTGCCAGACATCGTAGAGCGACGCCGGTTCGCGCCCCAGCGCTTCAAAAGCCAGCCCCCGGTTTTCGTCAACATTCTCTGGGGTGTCATCCACTGAAATGCTCATATTGAGGGCAGCGAATGGCATCGGGCTGATGCCACCCTGACGCGTGAAAACGGCCTGGGTAATAGCAGCATCGAAGATATCAAAAGTGTAATACAGAATGGATTTGGTTTGGTGAAAGGGCATTTGTAACTTTTTCTACTATCCAATTGCACCCTACGGCACAGAAATGGGACACGAATGACGCGGATTAGGCTGATTTTCGCGAATTTTGTAGTTGTCAAAAAGCTTGAGCACGCGTCATTCTGAACGGAGCGCAGCGGAGTGAAGAATCCCTTAGCCGGAATGTTGAAAAGCGCCTATGCAAGTAATGAATCAACCCGCTTCAGAGGGATTCCTCGCTGCGCTCGGAATGACCACGATGGTTTCGCTGTTCAAGTTACTATTGACCCATACAGATTTTCGCGGATTTTTTCTTATTGGAAATTGAAGTTTATTTTTCAGCAAGATGGGCGAATTTCTTCGCCAGCAGGACGCGGGTTTCACCCATCGATTCTTCAACCAACGGGTAGCCAAACCAGGCGGTGGTGAGGCCAAATAAGCCACCGGTGAGAATGCGCAAAAACGGCGTACTCTCACGCAGCGGAAAAGCAGCCGCCAAAGTTTGCCATAATGAACCCTGCATGGAATTCAAGACCATGCTGACCAATTGCGTACCGCCATCAAGCCCGATGGGAACCAGGCCAAATAATAGCCAGGCCCACAGCGGCAAGGGCTTCCATCTTCTACCAGTGAGTGAGAAAGTCAGGCCAAATACCAGCATGACCGCATAGATCGCCATATCGCGCTGACATAAAGCCATTTTAAAGCCCACGCCCTCTTCGCCCTGGTAGGCGCGCGCTTCAAGCAAACCCAATTCATCGAGTCCGGTGGCGTTATGGAAAGTTGTGTACTGATCCAGCCCGGCAGCGGCACGTGGATATACCCATTGGTCACCATACAGAAAGATTGAGCGATAGGAAAGTTGATGGCACAGGCCGCCATACAGGCGATAGATCGCATTGGCAGGCGTTTCGACACCCGCGTTGAGCAGCACCGGCGCCAGCACGGGCAGGCCAACGTAGATAAAGATAAACAGGTTGAATACTAGCATATAGCGGCGCGAAAACCAGGCTGCAAACCTGTCGGCTTTCGAGATTTGGCTACCGCGGGCACGGCGCTTTTTATAAGCCGCATCTCCGCTGGATTGGTAGTATGCTTGCCGCTCCTGGGCCGCGGCCAGAGTTACCGCGAGAGTCTTTTGATCAAAGGGGGCCTTGAGCGTGAAGGGGCCAACTTCGATCACGGGAATTTCGAAACCGTAGGTCGCTTCCAGCTCAGGATTTTCATCCAGGTCGAGGATGGCTAATTTATGCGGGTATTGAGTTTGCAGGGCGCGCAGATCGTCTTCGGCCTGCTCGCACAGGTGGCAGCCGTCACGGCTATACAGGGTTATATTGAGAGTCATAAACCGAGTTCCGATAAATACTGATCCAATTGGTTTTCTGTCATCAGGCCAATATGCAGCACGCGTACCACGCCATCGGCATCCACCAGCACGGTCGTGGGGTAGCCGCGCACCTGATACAGCCGCTGAACTTCGCCGCCGGGATCCAGCAGCACGTCAAAAGTCAGGCTGAGATCATCGGCAAAGGCCTGTACATCTGCACGCGGCTCGTCGAAATTCACGGCCAAGATGCGCAAGTCTCCAGCGTACTGTTCGTAGCGATCCTGAAAGGCGGGCATTTCCAGCTTGCAGGGCGCGCACCAGGTAGCCCAGAAATTGATTAGGACGGGTTGACCGCGCAAATCTTCGAGCCGGATTGACTCCCCGGTGAGGGCAACCAGCTCAAAGTCCGGGGCAGGAGTATCCACGGCCAGGGTCAAGGCGGATGCTGATTGGTCGAGACTTTCGCTCACCCGAGGGGAATCCTCATCAGTGAATAATCCTATTACCAACAAGCCGATTCCAACCCCAACGATCAAACCGGCAATCAGCGTTAAAGCGTTGCGCATACGTGTCCTTTATAAACCAAAATCAATAAAGACGCCGAAACGAGCCAGTTGCTCAAAAGTTCCCAGGAAAAGCATCACGCCGACGATGATGAGCAACACACCCATGACAATTTCAGCATAATGCATCACTTTACCATAGCGGTGCAGCACCGTGGCAACCCAACCAACGCCCAATGCAGCGATAAGGAAGGGGATTGCCAGCCCGGCGGAATAGGCCGTGAGCAACCAGACACCCTGAATAATGGAGCCGCCACTGAGCGAAAGGGTGAGAATAGCACCCAGAACTGGGCCAACGCACGGCGACCAGCCCGCTGAGAAGAAAACGCCCATCAGCGCCGATGAAAAATAGCCGCGCTGGCGGTCGGGCTGACTCTGGGGACGCAGATCATACTCCAG
The window above is part of the Chloroflexota bacterium genome. Proteins encoded here:
- a CDS encoding DUF167 domain-containing protein → MPNRKFHLHNGKKGAALGIRIVPRANKNEIAEIMKDGTIRVRLQAAPQQDEDINSLLAELLSSVLDVSIDQIEIIAGQSGRDKLISIVDIDATSVQKKIAASL
- a CDS encoding YggT family protein, which produces MVYIAQAVDLIFRLLGLLVLVHVILSYFMSPFHPVRQQLDRIVEPMLAPIRRVVPHVGMIDFSPVILLILLQIAGNIIVRLLLTF
- a CDS encoding YggS family pyridoxal phosphate-dependent enzyme → MPELTADKIRQNYQTVLERMTVAAARAGRDPAEIRLLTVTKGHSAAVIRAAYAAGARDFGENYVQEALSKMVELSALDARWHMIGHVQSRKARDISQSFSWMHTLDSLKLAQRCDRFAAESGRRLPVLLECNVSGEASKHGWPVWDESCWPAFVDELHPVLELEHLELYGLMTMPPYDPDPDAARPYFQRLRRLRDFLAGQYPRLNWHELSMGMSHDFETAVQEGATMIRVGTAIVGARD
- the pgeF gene encoding peptidoglycan editing factor PgeF is translated as MPFHQTKSILYYTFDIFDAAITQAVFTRQGGISPMPFAALNMSISVDDTPENVDENRGLAFEALGREPASLYDVWQVHGTHVICADAPRREPPIKADAILTDNPAVTLFMRFADCVPILLHDPARGVVGLVHAGWQGTVSGAVRAAVEKMIERYGSAPADIRAGIGPSIGAHHYEVGSEVVARVEQAFGADAESLLPRDAGAVQFDQWQANRLLLEQSGVTQIQISGLCTACDTDNWYSHRAEKGITGRFGALIGLNV
- a CDS encoding DUF2085 domain-containing protein, which translates into the protein MTLNITLYSRDGCHLCEQAEDDLRALQTQYPHKLAILDLDENPELEATYGFEIPVIEVGPFTLKAPFDQKTLAVTLAAAQERQAYYQSSGDAAYKKRRARGSQISKADRFAAWFSRRYMLVFNLFIFIYVGLPVLAPVLLNAGVETPANAIYRLYGGLCHQLSYRSIFLYGDQWVYPRAAAGLDQYTTFHNATGLDELGLLEARAYQGEEGVGFKMALCQRDMAIYAVMLVFGLTFSLTGRRWKPLPLWAWLLFGLVPIGLDGGTQLVSMVLNSMQGSLWQTLAAAFPLRESTPFLRILTGGLFGLTTAWFGYPLVEESMGETRVLLAKKFAHLAEK
- a CDS encoding redoxin domain-containing protein — its product is MRNALTLIAGLIVGVGIGLLVIGLFTDEDSPRVSESLDQSASALTLAVDTPAPDFELVALTGESIRLEDLRGQPVLINFWATWCAPCKLEMPAFQDRYEQYAGDLRILAVNFDEPRADVQAFADDLSLTFDVLLDPGGEVQRLYQVRGYPTTVLVDADGVVRVLHIGLMTENQLDQYLSELGL
- a CDS encoding cytochrome c biogenesis protein CcdA — its product is MTDYSNIGIGLAFVAGLASFLSPCVFSLVPAYIGYLGGRSAAAAQDGKENRWLTFSHGLAFVLGFSIVFILLGVATSALGGLLYDVRTWLAKIGGLVVIVFGLHMTRIIRIPFLEYDLRPQSQPDRQRGYFSSALMGVFFSAGWSPCVGPVLGAILTLSLSGGSIIQGVWLLTAYSAGLAIPFLIAALGVGWVATVLHRYGKVMHYAEIVMGVLLIIVGVMLFLGTFEQLARFGVFIDFGL